In Mesorhizobium sp., one DNA window encodes the following:
- the def gene encoding peptide deformylase: protein MSIKPLIILPDPLLRQVSKPVERVDSRMLKFAGDMLDTMYDAPGIGLAAIQVGEPLRLVVIDIAKEGEPPAPQIFFNPEIVATGDGTNVHEEGCLSIPDYYAEVERPDTVTVRYVDKDGKQQEMAADGLMATCLQHEIDHLNGVLFIDHISKLKRDMVMRKFKKLARTA from the coding sequence ATGTCGATCAAGCCGCTCATCATCCTGCCCGATCCGCTGCTCCGCCAGGTGTCGAAGCCGGTGGAGCGCGTCGATTCGCGTATGCTGAAGTTCGCCGGCGACATGCTGGACACGATGTACGATGCGCCGGGCATCGGCCTTGCGGCGATCCAGGTCGGCGAGCCGTTGCGTCTCGTGGTCATAGACATCGCCAAGGAAGGCGAGCCGCCGGCACCTCAGATCTTCTTCAACCCCGAGATCGTCGCGACCGGCGACGGGACGAACGTTCATGAGGAAGGCTGCCTGTCGATCCCGGACTATTATGCAGAGGTCGAGCGTCCGGACACGGTGACGGTGCGCTATGTCGACAAGGACGGCAAACAGCAGGAAATGGCGGCCGACGGCCTGATGGCCACCTGTCTGCAGCACGAGATCGACCATCTGAACGGGGTGCTGTTCATCGACCATATCTCGAAGCTGAAGCGCGACATGGTTATGCGCAAGTTCAAGAAGCTGGCCCGCACCGCCTGA
- a CDS encoding DNA recombination protein RmuC: MNEFSALLDQPVLQLGASIVTLGQALIAAAGVVVLLVILLAVALWRSASARAAAAAEAAQLARDAEMRMAEIVRQQVEMQGRMGQMNEALTARQAELNQSLGQRLDAMTGRIGQTMTEQTRSTHESLAKLQERLAVIDTAQGNIQSLAGQVVQLQAILSNKQTRGAFGQSRMEAIVADGLPAGAYEFQATLSNGSRPDCLVRMPNGTPPLVIDAKFPLEAWNAIRAAEAAENPGDGPKAAAQAFRRDVEVHIRAISEKYLLTGETQDTAFMFVPSESIFAEIHENFEALVQRAHRARIVIVSPSLLMLSIQVIQSVLKDARMREQAHLIQGEVVRLMEDLSRLDDRVRKLQGHFALTAKDIDQIVTSADKLAKRGQKIEALEFGEAGGSEEKLAPEPSVASRTGQLKLRVVDGDE; encoded by the coding sequence ATGAACGAATTCTCTGCCCTGCTCGACCAGCCGGTTCTTCAACTCGGGGCATCGATTGTCACGCTGGGTCAGGCCCTTATCGCCGCCGCCGGCGTCGTCGTCCTGCTGGTCATCCTCCTTGCCGTCGCGCTCTGGCGGTCGGCGAGCGCGCGCGCAGCCGCCGCCGCCGAAGCCGCCCAGCTCGCCCGCGACGCCGAGATGCGCATGGCCGAAATCGTGCGCCAGCAGGTCGAGATGCAGGGCCGCATGGGCCAGATGAACGAAGCACTGACAGCGCGACAGGCGGAACTCAACCAGTCGCTCGGCCAACGGCTGGACGCCATGACCGGGCGGATTGGGCAGACGATGACCGAGCAGACCCGCTCGACGCACGAAAGCCTCGCCAAGCTGCAGGAGCGCCTGGCGGTGATCGACACTGCGCAGGGCAACATCCAGTCGCTCGCCGGCCAGGTGGTGCAGCTGCAGGCGATCCTGTCCAACAAACAGACGCGCGGCGCCTTCGGCCAGTCGCGCATGGAGGCGATCGTCGCGGACGGACTCCCCGCCGGCGCCTACGAGTTCCAAGCGACGCTGTCGAACGGCAGCCGGCCGGACTGCCTGGTGAGGATGCCGAACGGCACGCCGCCGCTGGTCATCGACGCGAAGTTCCCCCTCGAGGCGTGGAACGCGATCCGAGCGGCGGAGGCTGCCGAAAACCCCGGCGACGGACCCAAGGCCGCCGCCCAGGCCTTCCGGCGCGACGTGGAGGTGCATATCCGGGCGATTTCGGAGAAATACCTGCTGACCGGCGAGACGCAGGACACGGCGTTCATGTTCGTGCCGTCGGAATCGATCTTCGCGGAGATCCACGAAAACTTCGAGGCGCTGGTCCAGCGCGCCCACCGCGCCCGCATCGTCATCGTCTCGCCGTCGCTGCTGATGCTGTCGATCCAGGTGATCCAGTCGGTGCTCAAGGATGCGCGGATGCGCGAGCAGGCGCATCTGATCCAGGGCGAGGTGGTGCGGCTGATGGAGGATTTGTCGCGTCTCGACGACCGGGTGCGCAAGCTGCAGGGACATTTCGCGCTGACGGCGAAGGACATCGACCAGATCGTCACCTCGGCCGACAAGCTCGCGAAGCGCGGCCAGAAGATCGAGGCGCTTGAGTTCGGCGAGGCGGGCGGCTCCGAGGAGAAGCTCGCCCCGGAACCGTCAGTCGCATCTCGAACCGGCCAGCTGAAATTGAGGGTTGTCGACGGCGACGAGTGA
- a CDS encoding enolase C-terminal domain-like protein, translating to MAKSADGVGLIIRSCTVRIVQVPLNFPLGTSAATVTKVPLVLLDLDMEEGVTGRAYVFGYTPAGAVSIARATSEAVDLAKGTAASPLQLQLRLGRRYALLGVTGTVRMALSLLDMAVWDALGRAVGLPVARLLGGAPGTLAAYDSRGLGLAPPAELGRQAERLLELDLGAIKLRLGYPTLAEDLDAVDVVRSLTDRPLMVDYNQALSLVETRARGRALEEKGVLWLEEPIRHDDYAGAAALSRELDLPIQIGENFNGCEAMLQAVQANACDLAMPDISRIGGVTGWMQAAGVAAAAGIPISTHLMPEMSGHALAASATSHWLEYVDWANAILREPLEIRDGRAIVPDRPGFGLEWDEKRISALSQ from the coding sequence ATGGCAAAGAGTGCTGATGGCGTTGGTCTGATAATCAGATCCTGCACGGTGAGGATCGTGCAAGTGCCGCTGAATTTCCCGCTCGGCACGAGCGCCGCAACCGTCACCAAGGTGCCGCTCGTCCTGCTCGATCTCGACATGGAAGAAGGCGTCACCGGCCGCGCTTACGTTTTCGGCTACACGCCCGCCGGGGCTGTCTCGATTGCCCGCGCGACGTCTGAGGCAGTTGATCTGGCAAAGGGAACGGCGGCATCGCCTCTCCAACTGCAGCTGCGCCTCGGGCGGCGCTATGCCCTGCTTGGTGTGACGGGAACCGTCCGCATGGCTTTGTCTCTGCTCGACATGGCCGTGTGGGACGCGCTGGGGAGAGCCGTGGGCTTGCCCGTCGCGCGGCTGCTCGGCGGCGCACCGGGCACCTTGGCAGCCTACGACAGCCGCGGGCTGGGGCTTGCTCCGCCTGCCGAACTCGGCAGGCAGGCCGAGCGGCTGCTGGAACTGGACCTGGGAGCAATCAAGCTCCGACTTGGCTATCCGACTCTTGCCGAGGATCTGGATGCCGTCGACGTCGTCCGCTCGCTGACCGACCGGCCATTGATGGTCGACTACAATCAGGCGCTGTCATTGGTCGAAACCCGGGCGCGCGGACGCGCGCTGGAGGAGAAGGGCGTACTCTGGCTCGAGGAGCCGATCCGGCACGACGACTATGCCGGTGCGGCGGCGCTTTCTCGCGAGCTCGATCTGCCGATCCAGATCGGTGAGAATTTCAACGGCTGCGAGGCGATGCTGCAGGCCGTACAGGCGAACGCGTGCGACCTGGCCATGCCCGATATCTCGCGGATCGGCGGCGTGACGGGCTGGATGCAGGCCGCAGGGGTCGCCGCGGCCGCCGGTATCCCGATTTCGACGCACCTCATGCCAGAGATGAGCGGCCATGCCCTCGCCGCCAGTGCCACCTCGCATTGGCTCGAGTATGTCGATTGGGCCAATGCGATCCTGCGCGAGCCGCTGGAGATAAGGGACGGCCGGGCAATCGTGCCCGATCGTCCGGGCTTCGGCCTGGAATGGGACGAGAAGCGCATTTCGGCCCTGTCGCAGTGA
- a CDS encoding DUF6481 family protein: MAIYREKDFAERRNAALEAKKALLDRFKSRPSEDDPEVIARRQEREAILAARAIRDQEREKARQEKLAREAAEKAERERLAEIARKEAEEQARLEAEARAAEERERLARRLAEEAEQKARRDARYAARKSRVGTRRTA, encoded by the coding sequence GTGGCAATTTACAGAGAGAAAGACTTCGCGGAGCGGCGCAATGCCGCCCTTGAAGCGAAGAAGGCGTTGCTTGACCGGTTCAAGTCGCGCCCTTCGGAAGACGACCCCGAGGTGATCGCCCGCAGGCAGGAGCGAGAGGCCATTCTGGCCGCCCGCGCCATCCGCGACCAGGAGCGGGAAAAGGCCCGGCAGGAAAAGCTCGCCCGCGAGGCGGCCGAGAAGGCCGAACGCGAGCGGCTTGCCGAGATCGCCCGCAAGGAAGCCGAGGAACAGGCCCGCCTCGAGGCCGAGGCTCGTGCCGCCGAAGAGCGGGAGCGCCTGGCGCGCCGGCTCGCCGAGGAGGCCGAGCAGAAGGCACGGCGCGACGCGCGCTATGCGGCGCGCAAATCGCGCGTCGGCACCCGCCGCACGGCCTGA
- a CDS encoding Kazal-type serine protease inhibitor → MRVATIVRNFAILTLAALAGCVVVEGPIEPDPQYCTREYAPVCARRGDDRRTFPNECEADRAGYYVIRDGECRRDRPDYPDEPRPPRPDRPQACPMIYAPVCARRGNDRQTFDSACHANAAGYDVIRNGACGGGQLQPPGQPGTIPGGPGAAPGNPGASSPGGQPGASGPGDGGQTMCTQEYAPVCGVVGGSRQTFSNECVARAQGARRIRPGEC, encoded by the coding sequence ATGCGTGTCGCGACAATCGTTCGAAATTTCGCGATCCTGACGCTCGCGGCCTTGGCCGGCTGCGTCGTGGTGGAGGGGCCTATCGAGCCGGACCCCCAATACTGCACGCGAGAATACGCGCCCGTCTGTGCCCGCCGCGGCGACGACCGCCGCACCTTCCCGAACGAGTGCGAGGCGGATAGGGCCGGATACTACGTCATCCGCGACGGTGAATGCCGGCGCGACCGTCCGGATTACCCCGACGAGCCGCGCCCGCCGCGTCCCGACCGCCCGCAGGCTTGCCCCATGATATACGCGCCCGTCTGCGCACGCCGCGGCAACGACCGCCAGACCTTCGACAGCGCCTGCCATGCCAACGCGGCCGGCTACGACGTCATTCGCAACGGGGCATGCGGCGGCGGGCAGTTGCAGCCTCCCGGACAGCCGGGAACCATCCCGGGGGGGCCGGGCGCGGCCCCTGGCAACCCAGGCGCCTCATCCCCGGGCGGACAGCCGGGGGCGAGCGGGCCGGGAGACGGCGGCCAGACCATGTGCACCCAGGAATACGCGCCCGTGTGCGGCGTCGTCGGCGGTTCCCGGCAGACCTTTTCGAACGAATGCGTAGCGCGTGCTCAAGGTGCGCGCCGCATCCGTCCCGGGGAGTGCTGA
- a CDS encoding LLM class flavin-dependent oxidoreductase, which yields MALLSVLDLAPVTEGSTVSQSLANSLDLARHVEAFGYKRYWLAEHHNMPGIASAATSVVIAHIAGGTSTIRVGAGGVMLPNHSPLVIAEQFGTLAALHPGRIDLGLGRAPGTDMATARALRRNLEAGADNFPQDVVELINYFAPATPDQRVHAYPGEGQQVPVWILGSSTYGAQLAAMLGLPYAFASHFAPAELDHALEIYRSRFEPSQFLDRPYVMLGINITAADTDAEARLLFSSMQQAFVAIRTNTRGKLKPPVEGYYESLEPMSRAILDQTLSQAVVGSPETVRRGVDAFVERTGADELMVTAQIFDHAARKRSYEILAEAHAGVARAA from the coding sequence ATGGCTCTTCTGTCCGTCCTCGACCTCGCCCCCGTCACCGAAGGCAGCACTGTCTCGCAATCGCTGGCGAACAGTCTCGATCTTGCGCGTCATGTCGAGGCGTTTGGCTACAAGCGATACTGGCTTGCCGAGCACCACAACATGCCGGGGATCGCGAGCGCGGCGACCTCCGTCGTCATCGCCCACATTGCCGGCGGAACGTCGACCATCCGCGTCGGCGCCGGCGGGGTCATGCTGCCGAACCACTCGCCGCTGGTGATCGCCGAGCAGTTCGGCACGCTGGCGGCACTCCACCCCGGGCGGATCGACCTCGGCCTCGGCCGCGCGCCCGGAACCGACATGGCAACCGCGCGCGCCCTCCGGCGCAACCTCGAAGCCGGTGCCGACAATTTCCCGCAAGACGTGGTCGAGCTGATCAACTATTTCGCGCCGGCAACGCCCGACCAGCGCGTGCACGCCTATCCCGGCGAGGGACAGCAGGTTCCGGTGTGGATCCTCGGCTCGTCCACCTATGGAGCGCAGCTGGCGGCGATGCTCGGCCTGCCCTACGCCTTCGCCTCGCATTTCGCGCCGGCCGAACTCGACCACGCACTCGAGATCTACCGTTCGCGCTTCGAGCCCTCGCAGTTCCTCGACAGGCCCTACGTCATGCTGGGCATCAACATCACCGCCGCCGATACCGATGCCGAAGCGCGGCTCCTGTTCTCCTCGATGCAGCAGGCCTTCGTCGCGATCCGCACCAACACGCGCGGCAAGCTCAAGCCGCCGGTTGAAGGCTATTACGAGAGCCTCGAGCCGATGTCGCGCGCCATCCTGGACCAGACGCTGTCGCAGGCCGTGGTCGGCTCGCCCGAGACGGTGCGGCGCGGTGTGGACGCGTTCGTGGAGCGCACAGGCGCGGATGAACTGATGGTCACCGCACAGATCTTCGACCACGCGGCGCGAAAAAGGTCCTACGAGATCCTCGCCGAGGCCCACGCAGGCGTCGCCCGCGCCGCCTGA